The sequence below is a genomic window from Sorangiineae bacterium MSr12523.
CCTCCCTTTTCGTTCGGCAGTACCTTCGAGTCGGGCGGCGTGAAAGGCCCGGTGATGTCGTAGTAAAGAAAGAACGTCCCGTATTGCCAGGGCTGGAACGTCTTCACGGTGTAGATGGTGCGTTCCTTCGCGCCGTTGAAGTCGTTGTTGTAGTTCCAGCCGTGAAGGATCTCCAGCGAGGTATCCGCGGCGGCCGCCGACGCCCACGAGGTACACAGAACGAACGCGGAGATAAAGAGTCTGCCCTTCATCGCATTGACACCCTGTCGTTGATGGGCCGTCACATGACGGACCCGGACGTGAGAGGAGGGACTTGCGCGCACGATGGGGGTCGCACGGCCAAGCCAAGGTTGAGCCTGAAAGGGAGGACCCTACCATCCCACGACGATCGCCGGGGTCAGCAATTGTGAGCGGTGTCAACTATTCTGCGTTTCCTCCGGGTTTCTGCAGCCATGGCGCCGCCATCGTTCCGCTGTGGATAAAAAGATCGCCAAGCACCGAAACTCAGGCCATTAGGGGACAAGAATGCGTCAACGTGTAAAATCCCTGGAGGAATCGGTGGCTTCGGGCGCGCTGGCGGCGGGCGGCTGATGCGACGGATTCGAGGAGCGCGAGCGGCGTGAGCAATCGACAACGTATCGTCTTGGCGGGGGCCTTTACCGTTCTCTTCGCGAGCGCGTGGACGGCTTCCGCTCGGGCGGACGATGCGTCCAAGCAAGCGCGAGCCGAGTACGACGCCGGCGCAGCCGCGTACGAAAAAAAGGACTACACGACGGCCGCGCAACACTTCGCGCGCGCCGACGAGCGGGTGCCCAACTCGCGCGCCTTGCAACTCGCGATGGCCGCATCGCTCTCCAGCACCGACGGCGTGCTGGCCATGGAGCTCGTCGAGCGCGCGGAGACTCGCGCGGTCGATGGCGCATTGGCGGAGTTGGCGCAAAGGCTGAAGAAGAAATTCGTCGGCTCGGCCGGAAAGATCCGCGTGGTGTGCCCGGTCGATGTGGCTTGCACCGCGACGGTGGACGACAACGCAGAGCGCACCATCGAAGGCGGCCGCGCCGTTTGGGTCGCGCCTGGAAAGCACATCGCGCACCTTCGCGCTCGAAATGGCAAGCCCGTGGATCGCGAGATCTCGGTGGCCGCAGGCGCGACGGCCGACGTGACGGCGTCGTCGTCGGAGCTCGCGCCGGCAGCGACGGGTGTGGCCGTGGCAGGCTCGCCGAAGACCGACGGGCACGAGGTGCAGCCTCCGCCGGAGATCCTCCCGGAGCGCCACACCTCGGGCATCGCACCGGTGTACTTCTGGACCGCGCTGGGCGTCACCGGAGCGGCCGTGGCGACGGCGACGGTCTTCACCGTGATGACGAAGAGCAAGCACGATGACTTCGTGTCGAACCCGTCGCAGCAAACCGCGGATGATGGCGAGTCGGCGCAAACACTCGCGCGCGTCGCATGGGGCGTCACGGGCGCCTTCGCTGCAACGACCATCGTGCTGGCCGCGCTGACCGATTTTCATCCTTCGAAGAACAGCGCCGCAGCCTCGAAGCCCGTGTCCGTTGCCGTGGGCCCCGGCTCGGTGCTCTTGGTCGGGCGATTCCAATGACGCCTCCAATGACAGCGACGCGCTACGAATCACTGGCGCGGCTGGGCACTGGGGGAATGGCCACCGTTTACGTGGGGCGCGTGCAGGGCGACGTCGGATTCTCGCACTTGGTCGCGCTCAAGCGGGCGCACGAGCACGTGCGGCTCGATCCGGATCTGGTCGATGGATTGAAACGGGAGGCACGCCTCGCGTCGCGCATTCACCACCCCAACGTGGTCGGCGTGATCGATGTCACGGAGGACGCGGGCGACGTCATCCTGGTCCTGGATTACATCGAGGGATGCACCCTCTCGGACTTGATGCGCCGGATCGATACGTCGCAGTGCCCGCGCGAGATGATGCGCATCCTGCTCGATACGGCCGCCGGCCTCGATGCCGCGCACCGCACCACCGACGACTCCGGGCAGCCGCTCCACCTCGTTCACCGCGACGTATCGCCGAGCAACGTGCTCATCGGCCGCGATGGCATGGCGCGCATCGCCGACTTTGGCGTGGCGAAGACGCTGGAGCGCACCGCCGAGGAGACGGCCACCGGTGTGCTCAAGGGCAAGCTCGCGTACATGGCCCCCGAGTACATCGAGCGGCACTACGTGGACGCGCGCAGCGATCTCTTTTCGCTGGGGATCATCGCCTGGGAGGTGATGACCGGCGAGCGGCTGTTCAAAGCCGCCACCGAGCTGGAGACGCTCAAGCGGGTCGCGGCGCAGAACATCCCGCCGCCCTCGGCGTACCACGCACATCTCGCGATGCTCGATCCGGCGATCTTGCGTGCGCTCGCGCGGCAGCCGGATTACCGCTTTCCCACGGCGGGTGACTTCGCGCGCGAGCTCGAGCTGCGGGCGCGCGCCTCGAATTTGGTTGGCTCGCACATCGAGGTGGCAAAGCTCGTGGAGAGCGCCTTCGGGGCGGAGCTCACCGAGCGCCGGCGTCGCTTCGTCAGCGAGAACTCGTCGCCGAAGCAGGAAACCGCGGTGCCGCCGGCAGCCATTTCGCAAGCGCATCCCGTCGTGGACGCGCCGAGCTTCACGCAGTCGGCCCCCGCCCAGAGCGTGACGCAGAGCGTCCTGCACACGGCACGCGCACGGTTTGGCACTGCGGTTCCGCTCTCGGTGCTCGCAGGCGTGCTTCTCGTGGCCACCGCCGTCTCCACGGGCGCGTGGATCGCACATCGCGTGAAGGGAAATGCGCGTACCGCCTCCAGCGTGCATACGGTGGCCTCGGCACCACCTACTCCGGCAACGGCACAACCTGCGGCGGAGATGTATCCGTCGACCGCTCAGGAGACAGAGTCCACCCTTGGCTCTACTTTCAAGGACGTGCCGACGACTCCAAGCGCGTCGGCTTCGGCCTCCCCCTCTGCAAAACCCGCAGCAAAGACAGCTCCGCCACGGCGCACGGGAAAAACGGAATCGGCTCCGCCTTCTCCACCTTCTCCTCCTACTCCACGCATCATCCCAGCAAAGCCGCCGCCCAATCCTTACGGCCCGTGAGTCGCTCTTGACGGCGTAGTCGCCGGCGCGTGACAGTCGCGGCATGAAAAAGCTCGCCATCGTGGCCTTGGCCGCGGTTCTCGGTGGTTCGACGCTCATGTGCAGCGAGACCGAGCTCGTATCGGACATCCCTCCCGATGCCGATGCGTCGCCCGATGGAAATGCCCGCCGCGACCGGGATGCCCGCACCGAGGGGCCCCGGTCCGAGCAGTGGCCTTCTTTCGCAACCGATCCCACGGCGTTGGTCGACACCTCGATTGGCAACAACGAAAGTGGCACCACCTTCCCCGGGGCAGCGATGCCATTCGGCATGGTGCAATTGAGTCCCGACACGGGCGTAAACCGATATGCCTCGTATCAATACAAGGATACGAAGATATGGGGTTTCAGTCATACGCACCTCTCGGGCGTCGGCTGTCAGACCATGGGCAATTTCCGTTTCATGCCCACCACGGGTCTGCTCTCATCCGATCCGACGCAGTACGCGACGACGTTCTCCCATTCGAACGAAAGCGCTTCCCCGGGTTCCTACGACGTCGCGCTCGGTGATACGGGACAAGGCGTGAAGGTGTCGCTCACGGCCACCGAGCGCACGGGATGGCACCGATACGTCTACCCCGATTCGGCCACGGGGATGAACGTGCTGGTGGAGGTCGGCGAAAGCAACGGCAATGTCTACGATGCCGATGTCTCCGTCGTGGGCAACGACACCATCGAGGGTTCGCTCACCGGCGGCAACTTTTGCGGCGAAACCGGCAAAGAGCGTTACCGCATCTTCTTCAGCGCGAAGTTCGATCGCGCGGCGAGGCTGTTCGGCACCTGGGTGGGAAGCACGTTCACACCCAACAGCCGCACGGCGAAGCGTACCAACGGGCGCATGGGCGCGTGGCTCTCCTTCGACCCGGCGGCGGGAAGGACCGTGAACGCCGTGGTGGGGCTCTCCTACGTCTCCGTGGAAGGGGCGCGCACCAATCGGAACAAGGAGAGCCAAGGGCAGTCGTTCGAATCCGTGCGCGCTCGCGCCCATGGCACCTGGCAGAGCGAGTTGCTGCGCATGCCGGTGGCGGGTGGCTCGCCTGCCGACCAGCGCACCTATTACAGCGCGCTTTACCGCTCCCTGCTTCACCCCTCCATCGGCTCCGACGTGGATGGGCAATACCGCGATTTCAAAAACGGCATCCACACGAGCGACCGGCCCTATTATCAAATGCTCTCACTCTGGGATACGTACCGCTCCCAGAATCAATTGGTGGCATTGCTCCACCCCGAGCGCGCCGCAGACATGGCCCGTTCGGTGCTGCGCATTTACAACGATGCCGGGTGGGTGCCGCGTTGGGCGCTGGGCAACGGCGAGACCAACGTGATGAGCGGCGATCCCATCACGCCGTGGATCGTGACGATTTACCGCCGCGGCCTCCTCGATCGAGATACGGCGAAAAAGCTATTCGATGCGCTCTGGCGCAACGTCAACGAGGTGCCGGCGGATACTTCGATATTCCGCGGGCGCGATGGGAATCCCACGTACAAGGCGCGTGGACACGTCGATTACAGCACCACCTCGGGCTACACCTACGGCGATCGCCGGCAGGCGGGTTCGGCGACGTTGGAGTACGCATTCGCGGATTGCGCGCTCGCGGTGATGGCCCGCGGCCTGGGCGAGAAGGAGAAAGCCAAACAACTCGATGCGCGGTGCCGCAACTTCGAAAAGCAGTGGGACGCGAACGCGCAGTCGAAGGGCTATACGGGCTTTCCGCGCGCACGCAACGCCGACGACACCAACGCGGAGCCCGACCCGTACGATCCCATGAAGGGGCACGGCTTCCACGAGGGCACGGCGTGGCAGTACCAATGGCTCGTGCAGCAGGATGCGCCTGCCCTCTTTGCCAAGATGGGCGGCGAGGCAGAGGCGGAGAAGCGCTTGGATACCTTCTTCGATATGCCCACCGTGCTCGCCGATCCGGCCAAGGCGGCCAAGGAGAAGTGGGTGCGCGGCGCGTACACGTATTACAACGCGTTTGCCTTCAATCCGAACAACGAGTCGGATCTGCACGCGCCCTGGATGTACGCGTGGACGGGCTCGCCGTGGAAGACGTCGGCCGTGCTCCGCGCAGCGCGCACGCTCTTCGTCGACCGTGAGGATGGCATGCCGGGCAATGACGACTTGGGCACCATCTCGTCGTGGCTGCTATTCGGCATGGTGGGCCTCTTCGAGGCCGCGCCCGGCTCGGGCGCCTACGTGCTGAGCGCCCCCATGTTCGAGGTCGTGGAGATCCGCCCGGAAAACGGCCAGACCGTGCGCATCGAGGCGCGGGGGGCGGATGCCTCGAAGCTCCAATACGTTGCGAGTGTTCGCGTGGGAGATCCCGAGCGCGGCTGGATTCGAAGCTGGATATCCCACGAGGATCTGCTGCGCGCCCAGACGATTCGCGTATGGCTCACCGACAATCCCAATTCGACCATTTGGGCCACGGCGCCCGAGGCTCGGCCGCCGCGCATGAGCGAGGTCACCGGCCCTTCGCCGTAGTCACGTTTTCTCATTGCACTGCTTGACACGTCGCGCCAAGCCGGTCATTGTAACTGCGATATGCGAATCGCCCGCCCCACCGGCCTGATTATTATTATCGGAGGCAAGGTGCGGGCTTAGACTCCCAGGAGTCCTGATACGAGCCCCGCACCTCCTTAGAGGTCGCGGGGCTTTTTCGTTCCCGCGGCAGAAGGAGGTTCGAGGCGTTCCCGGAGGCCGTGAATGACTCGAATGACAAGTCCACCTCGTGAATTGATGGAATCGATCCTCACCGCGCCCGTCTACGACGTCGCGATTGAGAGCCCGCTCGATCCCGCGCCGAATCTTTCACGCCGCCTCGGCCACCAGGTGCTCCTCAAGCGCGAGGACCTGCAGCCGGTCTTCTCCTTCAAGCTGCGCGGTGCCTACGCCAAGATGGCGCGCCTCTCGCGAGAGGAGCTCGACCGCGGCGTGGTGGCGGCGTCGGCGGGAAATCATGCGCAGGGCGTGGCGCTGGCCGCGCAGCGCTTGTCGTGCCGCGCGAGCATCGTGATGCCCGCGACCACGCCGGAGATCAAGGTGCGGGCGGTGGCCGATCGCGGGGCGAAGGTGGAGCTTTTCGGCGACTCGTACGGCGAGGCGTACGAGCGCGCGCACGAGCTTTCGCGCGAGCAGGGCCTGACCTTCGTGCACGCGTACGACGACATGGACGTCATCGCCGGCCAGGGCACCATCGGGATGGAGCTTCTGCGGCAGCGTCCGCGGGATCTGCACGCGGTGTTCGTGCCGGTCGGCGGAGGCGGGCTCATTGCGGGCATTGCGGCGTACATCAAATGGCTCAAGCCCGACGTCAAGGTCATCGGCGTCGAGCCCGTGGACGCCGATGCGATGTGGCGTTCGCTGCAAGCCGGCAAGCGCGTGGTCCTGAACGAGGTGGGATTGTTTGCCGACGGCGTGGCCGTGCGGCAGGTCGGCGAAAAGACGTTCGATCTCTGCCGAAACTACGTCGATGAGGTACTCCGCGTGGACGGCGATGCGATTTGCGCAGCCATCCAGGACGTCTTCGAGGACACGCGCTCCATTCTGGAGCCCGCGGGCGCGCTGGCCGTGGCCGGGTTGAAAGCGTGGGCGGATCGCGAGGGAGACTACGGTCGCAGCTTGGTGGCCGTGACCTCCGGCGCGAACATGAATTTCGACCGACTGCGCCACGTCGCCGAACGCGCCGCCTTGGGCGAAAAGCGAGAGGCGCTGCTGGCGGTGACCATCCCCGAGCGGCCGGGCAGCTTTCGTGAGTTCTGCGCGCTCATCGGCCGCCGCTCGGTGACGGAGTTCAACTACCGCTATGCCGACGCGAAGCGCGCGCACGTCTTCGTGGGCCTGGAGGTACGCAGCGCCAGCGAGGTCGATCTTCTGTTGGCCACGCTGGAAGACGCCGGTCTGCCGGCGCTCGACTTGAGCGGCAACGAGCTGGCCAAGCTTCACCTGCGGCACCTGGTCGGCGGCCACGCCCCCGCGAACCACGAGAAGCTTTACCGCTTCGAATTCCCGGAGCGCCCGGGTGCGCTGCTCAACTTCCTCGAGCGGCTGCGCAGCGATTGGAACATCAGCTTGTTCCACTACCGCAACCACGGCGCCGATTATGGTCGCGCCCTGGTGGGTTTTCAGGTGCCTCCGGACACGGAAGCGCAGCTGAATGCATTGCTCGACGACGTCGGCTACCGGCGCTGGCACGAGACGGACAATCCCGTTTATCGACTCTTTTTGGGGCCGTCCAACGGGAGTTGAGCCTCGAGGTCGGCGCGGCGAGATGCGGTAGCGTTAGGCAACGGGCGGAGCCGGCTTCAATCGCCGGTTCCGTGATCGCACGACGAGGAAGAGGCCGATGCTGAACGCCACGACGGCCCCGAAAGCTTCCGCCGCGTAAAGGGCCGCATCGGACTCGGCCACGTGCGACGAAGCCGCCCCGGGCGGCGCACGCAACGTGGCCATCGCGCGCTGCGCGAGCACGTTCACCGTGTTCACGTCCTCGGGCGATGCGAAGAAGCCAATGGAGTAGTTTCCCCTGCCGGTCGCCGCGAAATATTGAAGCTGGTAGCTCATGATCCGACGCGGATCGTCGGCGTTGAGGCGGGGCGCCAGCTCGTAGCGGATGACTTGCACGCCGTTGATGCGCATCTCGGTCGGGTCGACGTCGTCTTCCGCGGGGAACGCCGCTTCGCCGTAGGTGACCCGCCGCGCGGCGCGCCCGGAACGTGCCAGGGCGCGTGCCGCTTCCTTGCTGAACTCCTCGTGCGTCTTGCCATTGTGCATCACCAGCACGACGTAGAAGCTCTTGCCGGCGCGCACGACCATCGCAGAGACGGGCTTCAACTCGCCCGAGCCACCCTGGATGGTGCTCAACCGCGCATTCACCGATTCGACGTCGACCCCTGCGCAGGCTTTGGGATCTTGCTGCTCCTTGGGAAAGGAGACGCAGACTGTGGCGTCATCCGGCGCGAGCTCGAAGCCGAAGTCTTTGTCGGCGACTTGCACCGCCCCTGCGTGGGACGACCACGCCAGCCCAAACACGAGAGAAGCGACGCACCCGACGAACTTGACCCACGCCATCGAGCCTAGGATACCGCGATTAGGCCGCCGGTGGTGGCGGAGGTGGTGCGTTGTATCCGTAATACGTTTTGGGCGCCTGCGTGCGCCGCGTCAACGCGCGAACCAGGAAATAGAGCCCCACGACGAGGCCCACGAGGACACCGACGAGCAACACCGCCGCAAACACGATACCGCCCACCATGTTGTACGGTCGAGAGCCGGGCGTAGCGTGCAGCGTCGTAAGTGAGCGCTCCGCCAGGGCTCGCGCATGGGGGAGCCCTTCGGGCGACGACGCGAACGTCAGGGCGTATCGACCATGGCCCGTCACGGCTATCCAGTGAGCCATCGAACTTCCCACCCGACGCGCGTCATCCGGAGGAAGTGCCAACGCGATCTCATAGCCCGTGAGTTGCACGCCGTTGCTCCGCAACTTCATCGGCGTCGGCTCCCCCGCGGGCAGCGCGTTCGCCCCGTACTTCCGCCGCAATCCTTCGATCCCCTCCTTGACGAAGGCCTTCGTCGTGAGCTCGTCGTACTCCCACGGGATATTGTCGACGCGCCGAACGACCACGTATTCCTGGTGATCCTCTCCTCGTACAATCACCGACCCGATAATCGGCGGAGTGCCCGGATTGAGGGCTCGAAGCCGTTGATTGTAGTCGGCGACATCCAGCCCCTCGCATTCGATTGGGTCCGAGAACGTCTCGGGAATGGTCACACACTCGTGGTCTTCGTCGTTGGATACGATATCGACACGGAAGTCGCGATCTACGAATTGCACGGCCCACGCGGACCATGTCCCGAGAAAAAGGCTCGAGAAGATGCTGCACGCGAGGATGGCCCTCATGGCCGCGCCTCCGGCTCGTAATGGGATTTCGCCTTCGACTTATTCAATAGGACACGCACGAGAACGAACGCGAACAAGCCGAATACCGCGAGTACTCCGACGGCGCGCCCCAATTGGTATGCGAGGCTCGGGGCCTTTTGGGGCGGCGGGGGTGCAGGCTTTGCTCGCAAGGTGGCCAGCGACCGACTCGCCAATGCGGATACGGCGGCCGCGTTTTCGGGCGCGCCGGCGAAGAAAAACGCATAGACGCCCTGGTCCGTGGCTGCAGCGAAAACCAAGGTGTAGCTCCAGCCGCGGCGCGGATCGTCGGCGGCGAGCGCCGGCGTCACCTCGAAACTCGTGATCTGCACGCCTTGAATGCGAGCCTCCGTTGGATCGAGCTGGGAGTCGGGCGTGAGAGCGGCGACCTTCCATTCGACCGTACGAGCATTCTCGCGCATGACACGCGCAAGCTCACGTGCCGAGTCCTTGTCGAACTCGGGCTTCCGATCATGGTAATGCAGCACGAGCACGTGGTGACGGCTGTCGCCGTCCGACACGTGCATGAGAGCGACGGGTTGCGATCCTTGCCACGTCGCGAATTTCTTCCGCTCTCCGGCGACGTTGATGCCCGCACAATTCTCGGCATCGTAGCGCACGGCCGGCAGGACGACGCACACGCCGCTGCCGCCCGGATCGATATCGATCGACAGCCCGCCGCTGGTGATCCGCTCCGCCCGTACGAACGAAGGCCAGGTCACCAGTGCCGCGAGCACCAGACCTGGCCCTATCCACTTCGATATCCTGGCGCACTCCATGCGAGCCCCTCCAAAGGGAGCCAGGATAGATTTGGAACGTCTTATTTACGAATTGCAGCGATCACGCGTTGGCCGAAGGCGCTGGTGGAGAGAGCTTCCCCACCTGCACCTGCCATGTCGGCGGTGCGGGCACCCGAGTTGATCACGTCGTCCACCGCGCGTTCGACGGCCTCGGCTTCCGCCGTGAGCCCAAGCGAGTGACGCAGCAACATGGCGGCGCTCAGAATGGTGCCGGTGGGGTTCGCGATGTCTTTGCCGGCGATGTCCGGTGCGGAGCCGTGGATTGGCTCGTAGACACCGTTGGTCCCGTCACCGAGCGAGGCGCTGGGCAAAAGGCCGAGTGAGCCGGCGAGCACCGCGGCTTCGTCGGTGAGGATGTCGCCGAACATGTTCTCGGTGACGATGACGTCGAACGAGCGCGCCGCCGTAATGAGGCGCATCGCGCAGGAGTCGACCAATTGATGCTCCAGGGCGATGTCGGCGAATTCCTTGTGCACTTCCGTTGCCGTTTCACGCCACAAGCGCGACGACTCGAGCACGTTGGCCTTGTCGACCGACGTCACGCGCTTGCGCCGCGGCCCCGCAAGGCGGAATGCCAGGCGAACGACGCGGCGGACTTCCTCGTCCGTGTACTCGAGCGTGTCGACCGCGCGCACCTTGCCATCGCGCTGCTCGCGCAGACGCGGCTGGCCGAAGTACAAGCCGCCCGTGAGCTCGCGCACGAAGAGGATATCGACGCCCTCCACCTTGTCGGCCTTGAGGGGCGACGCCGAGGCGAGCTTCGGGTGCACGCGCACCGGACGCAGGTTCGCATAGAGCCCGAGCCCGCGGCGCAAGGCGAGAAGCCCCTGCTCCGGGCGCACCTTGCGCTTCGGATCGTCCCACTTGGGACCGCCCACGGCCCCGAGCAGCACCGCGTCCGCCGCTTGGCACGCATCCAAGGTGGACTTGGGCAGCGGGTCGTCGTGCGAATCGATGGCGGCCCCGCCGATGGCGTGCTCCGAGAACTCGAACGTGTGCCCGAACGTGCGCCCCACCTGCTCGAGCACGGCGCGCGATTCGCGAACCACTTCCGGCCCGACGCCGTCGCCGGGCAAAAGAACGATTTTCTTGGTCACGCCATCACTCCTTCAAAAGGACTTCTCTGCTTCATAGGCCGCAATGCGATCCGAAAGCGAGAGGATATATCCCAGTTCGTCCAATCCGTTTTCGAGGCAATGCTTCGAGAACGGCTCGATGACGAATGGGAACGACGCGCCATCCGGAAGGGAGACGCGGAGGTTCGGCAGGTCGACCGTGATGCGAAGCTTGGGATCCGCCGCGCTGGCCGCGACGACTCGAGCATGCGCATCGTCGCTCAGCGCCACCGGCACGAGGCCGTTCTTCAGCGAGTTCTGGCGGAAGATGTCCGCGAAGGAGCGCGCGATGACCGCGCGGATGCCCCAATCGGTGAGCGCCCACGGCGCGTGCTCGCGCGACGAGCCGCAGCCGAAGTTGTTGCCCGCCAGCAAAATCTCGGAGCCCTGCACCTCGGGGCGGTTCAAGACGAAGTCGGGACGCGTGCGCCAATCGGCAAACAGACTCGCCCCGAGTCCCTTCTTGTCCGTCACCTTGAGGAAGCGCGCGGGGATGATCTGGTCGGTGTCGACGTCGTCCGCCAAGAGCGGGACGACCGTGGAGGTTACGGTCTGGAAGGCTCTCACGATGCACCTCGCTCGTTCGACAGCAGCGTACGCACATCGGTGATGCACCCCGTGACCGCGGCCGCGGCCGCAGTGAGCGGCGACGCGAGGAAGGTGCGCGAGCCCGGTCCCTGACGGCCTTCGAAGTTGCGATTGCTCGTGCTCACGGCGTATTCGCCGCGTTCGAGTTGGTCGCCGTTCATGGCGATGCACATCGAGCAGCCGGCCTCGCGCCATTCGGCGCCCGCCTCACGGAAGACGCGATCGAGTCCCTCGGCCTCGGCCTCGCGCTTGATGGCCTTCGACCCGGGGACGATGAGCGCGCGCACGCCTTTGGCCACGTGCCGCCCGCGAAGCACCGATGCGGCCGCGCGTAGATCGCCGAGGCGCGAGTTGGTGCACGAGCCGACGAACACCGTGTTGATCTTCTTGCCCAGGAGCGGCGCCCCCGGCGCGATATCCATGTAGCGAAGCGCCTTCTCCAGCGC
It includes:
- the ilvA gene encoding threonine ammonia-lyase, biosynthetic yields the protein MTRMTSPPRELMESILTAPVYDVAIESPLDPAPNLSRRLGHQVLLKREDLQPVFSFKLRGAYAKMARLSREELDRGVVAASAGNHAQGVALAAQRLSCRASIVMPATTPEIKVRAVADRGAKVELFGDSYGEAYERAHELSREQGLTFVHAYDDMDVIAGQGTIGMELLRQRPRDLHAVFVPVGGGGLIAGIAAYIKWLKPDVKVIGVEPVDADAMWRSLQAGKRVVLNEVGLFADGVAVRQVGEKTFDLCRNYVDEVLRVDGDAICAAIQDVFEDTRSILEPAGALAVAGLKAWADREGDYGRSLVAVTSGANMNFDRLRHVAERAALGEKREALLAVTIPERPGSFREFCALIGRRSVTEFNYRYADAKRAHVFVGLEVRSASEVDLLLATLEDAGLPALDLSGNELAKLHLRHLVGGHAPANHEKLYRFEFPERPGALLNFLERLRSDWNISLFHYRNHGADYGRALVGFQVPPDTEAQLNALLDDVGYRRWHETDNPVYRLFLGPSNGS
- the leuD gene encoding 3-isopropylmalate dehydratase small subunit — protein: MRAFQTVTSTVVPLLADDVDTDQIIPARFLKVTDKKGLGASLFADWRTRPDFVLNRPEVQGSEILLAGNNFGCGSSREHAPWALTDWGIRAVIARSFADIFRQNSLKNGLVPVALSDDAHARVVAASAADPKLRITVDLPNLRVSLPDGASFPFVIEPFSKHCLENGLDELGYILSLSDRIAAYEAEKSF
- a CDS encoding GH92 family glycosyl hydrolase, translated to MKKLAIVALAAVLGGSTLMCSETELVSDIPPDADASPDGNARRDRDARTEGPRSEQWPSFATDPTALVDTSIGNNESGTTFPGAAMPFGMVQLSPDTGVNRYASYQYKDTKIWGFSHTHLSGVGCQTMGNFRFMPTTGLLSSDPTQYATTFSHSNESASPGSYDVALGDTGQGVKVSLTATERTGWHRYVYPDSATGMNVLVEVGESNGNVYDADVSVVGNDTIEGSLTGGNFCGETGKERYRIFFSAKFDRAARLFGTWVGSTFTPNSRTAKRTNGRMGAWLSFDPAAGRTVNAVVGLSYVSVEGARTNRNKESQGQSFESVRARAHGTWQSELLRMPVAGGSPADQRTYYSALYRSLLHPSIGSDVDGQYRDFKNGIHTSDRPYYQMLSLWDTYRSQNQLVALLHPERAADMARSVLRIYNDAGWVPRWALGNGETNVMSGDPITPWIVTIYRRGLLDRDTAKKLFDALWRNVNEVPADTSIFRGRDGNPTYKARGHVDYSTTSGYTYGDRRQAGSATLEYAFADCALAVMARGLGEKEKAKQLDARCRNFEKQWDANAQSKGYTGFPRARNADDTNAEPDPYDPMKGHGFHEGTAWQYQWLVQQDAPALFAKMGGEAEAEKRLDTFFDMPTVLADPAKAAKEKWVRGAYTYYNAFAFNPNNESDLHAPWMYAWTGSPWKTSAVLRAARTLFVDREDGMPGNDDLGTISSWLLFGMVGLFEAAPGSGAYVLSAPMFEVVEIRPENGQTVRIEARGADASKLQYVASVRVGDPERGWIRSWISHEDLLRAQTIRVWLTDNPNSTIWATAPEARPPRMSEVTGPSP
- the leuB gene encoding 3-isopropylmalate dehydrogenase, with product MTKKIVLLPGDGVGPEVVRESRAVLEQVGRTFGHTFEFSEHAIGGAAIDSHDDPLPKSTLDACQAADAVLLGAVGGPKWDDPKRKVRPEQGLLALRRGLGLYANLRPVRVHPKLASASPLKADKVEGVDILFVRELTGGLYFGQPRLREQRDGKVRAVDTLEYTDEEVRRVVRLAFRLAGPRRKRVTSVDKANVLESSRLWRETATEVHKEFADIALEHQLVDSCAMRLITAARSFDVIVTENMFGDILTDEAAVLAGSLGLLPSASLGDGTNGVYEPIHGSAPDIAGKDIANPTGTILSAAMLLRHSLGLTAEAEAVERAVDDVINSGARTADMAGAGGEALSTSAFGQRVIAAIRK
- a CDS encoding protein kinase, translated to MTATRYESLARLGTGGMATVYVGRVQGDVGFSHLVALKRAHEHVRLDPDLVDGLKREARLASRIHHPNVVGVIDVTEDAGDVILVLDYIEGCTLSDLMRRIDTSQCPREMMRILLDTAAGLDAAHRTTDDSGQPLHLVHRDVSPSNVLIGRDGMARIADFGVAKTLERTAEETATGVLKGKLAYMAPEYIERHYVDARSDLFSLGIIAWEVMTGERLFKAATELETLKRVAAQNIPPPSAYHAHLAMLDPAILRALARQPDYRFPTAGDFARELELRARASNLVGSHIEVAKLVESAFGAELTERRRRFVSENSSPKQETAVPPAAISQAHPVVDAPSFTQSAPAQSVTQSVLHTARARFGTAVPLSVLAGVLLVATAVSTGAWIAHRVKGNARTASSVHTVASAPPTPATAQPAAEMYPSTAQETESTLGSTFKDVPTTPSASASASPSAKPAAKTAPPRRTGKTESAPPSPPSPPTPRIIPAKPPPNPYGP
- a CDS encoding outer membrane protein assembly factor BamD — encoded protein: MSNRQRIVLAGAFTVLFASAWTASARADDASKQARAEYDAGAAAYEKKDYTTAAQHFARADERVPNSRALQLAMAASLSSTDGVLAMELVERAETRAVDGALAELAQRLKKKFVGSAGKIRVVCPVDVACTATVDDNAERTIEGGRAVWVAPGKHIAHLRARNGKPVDREISVAAGATADVTASSSELAPAATGVAVAGSPKTDGHEVQPPPEILPERHTSGIAPVYFWTALGVTGAAVATATVFTVMTKSKHDDFVSNPSQQTADDGESAQTLARVAWGVTGAFAATTIVLAALTDFHPSKNSAAASKPVSVAVGPGSVLLVGRFQ